The genomic stretch GTCCCTTAAATTAGGATGGAATAGGATAATATAGATAAAGTGTCCTTAAATTAGGATAGAACAGGATAATACAGATAAAGTGCCGGTGAAAAAAAAACATCATTTTCACTTGAGCATCGGCATAGACTTCTGCTTTTCTCTAAGCTTTGAACAGCTTCTGAGACCATGACTTTGTCGGCTTGCCTTTTTAACACTTCTATCCGACAGTATCGATGGAATATTCTCTTTAATTTTCATCTTCATACGGCGTAAGTTTAGCTTCATTGTTGGGGCCAGCATAacaattttttaattgaaaaaaatttacCGACTTCTGCCAATTTCATTTCCTAATATTCTaattaatccaaaatttttaGCAAGAAAGGCTAATGAAATTTTCTCCATAACTATAATTAAAAACTCATTACCAAATAACGTATTGAAGGAAAAATCTAGTACTCCATAACTTTGTACTATAAGTAGTTAATTTTTGGCATGGCCTGTGCTCAAAATTTCAGTATATAGAAGTATGTGTATGTGTAGTGGCGGTGTGGTTGAGAGGCGGCGGGGCAGCACCACAAGTGGTAGAAACAGTCTCTCCACCACTTAAAAACGACACCCTCCACTTGTCAGACACTGGCTATCACTCTACTCCGCTCCTCTACTCTTAACTAACTTCACTCTCTTCTCATCCACAACCAACTaacttcgactaaaaactaggACTTCCCTCACTTTACTACACAACACCACACAACCTTCACTCTTGTCTGGTCTCACCCACAATCCATGCCACTTTTTATGTTGTCATGTTTATCTTCATCTTAAACTGTGTAAAAAGTGCAGGAAGCAGCACCagcttatatatattttttactgCTGCTACTGCTACGTACAACCATTTCAAGTACTCTTGCATTCTTAACTCGCCACCAATTGTACTGAAAAACACActcgccaaaaaaaaaaaagaaaggaaaaaagtgaTAACAATGGGAATGGCGGAAGATCATGTTGGACAATTGCAAGAACCAACTTTCAAGCACTTTTGCAGGGTATGCAAAAGAGGGTTTGGATGTGCCGGAGCTCTGGGGGGTCACATGAGGAGCCATGCTGTTGGAGATGTTCGGATGCATCAATCGAGTCGCGATCAAGAAATAGGCACCAGCGGCTTCATGAGAAGCAATAAGGGGGAAGGAGGAAGCAAGCATTCGTACTTCCTCCGAACCAATTCCACCAATCGATTCACCGGTGCTTGTCCAGCTGGTGAAGATCTCCAAGAATTTAATAATAAGAGGGCCTTCACCCGCTCTGCTTTCCATGATGAACGCGGGAAATTTTCATCTTCCGTGTCGTCTTCTGAATCTGAAGTTGAAGAGATGATGCTCAAGTCCGCGCGAGCAAAATCCAAATATTACGAGGACCGGCATTGTGCCGCCTCCAGCGAAGAAGAAGATCTCGCGAATTGTTTGGTGATGTTATCAAACGAATCATTTGTTCAGTCGGATAAGGAGCAGGAAAACACGGACAAACACGTGGAAAAAGGTATGTTCCAGTGCAAAGCTTGTAAGAAAGTGTTCAATTCCCACCAAGCACTGGGGGGACATAGAGCCAGTCATAAGAAGGTGAAAGGTTGTTATGCTGCTAGATTCAACAGCAGCACCAACCTCAATGATCAGGATAATGACAATAATTACGAAGATGTCTTCTACCAACACGAGGAACATTTGGTTCCGTCAGAAAATTCTTCAGAGCCAGGGCTTGATCTTGATTTCTCACCTCATCATGATCACCTTCCAAAAAATACTACATTGTCAAAAAGGAAGTCCAAAGCTCATCAATGTTCGATTTGTCAGAGGGTGTTTTCATCAGGACAAGCCTTAGGTGGGCACAAAAGATGTCACTGGCTAACCTCAAACTTACCTGATAATACTATCATACAGAACTTACGTGAGTTCCAATTTGATAGCCAACAACTATTCAAGAAGCCTATGCTCAAAAAACCCGAGCCACCGCCTCTTGATCTCAATTTCCCTCCATTGCTGAACAATGCAGTTGATAATCTGCACATGAACTCAGCTGATGATGCCCTCAATTACGAAGCCCCAGCTAGAATTTTTCTCCAACTGTGGGGTAACGAAGAGGCTGACAACAATACTAGTAATAATAATCATCAGCAGAAATATACTACTAAAAGCGTGGTTCGTGGTTCATTGCATGATGAGGACGAAAGAGCCAAAGAAGATGGTTATAGAGCGAAGCACATTGCAAAACTGAGTAATCTGAAAGATATGAATTTGGATGGAGGGTCTTCTCGGTGGTTACAGGTGGGGATTGCTTCAACTACTGATATTACAGCCACCCCATGAAGTGATTGTTAGTGTTAGTAATTAATTAGTTATCTACTTTAAGCAAGACTTGTAATTATTACATGTTCTTCCATGTTAAACGTAGATATACTTGATTGTCTCTCTGGAAATTCAATTtacaatttcatcaatttgtGCTCTATTTTTTTCCTACTGCCAATATTGAGTCTGCTGCCTTTTTAAAAACAAAGAAGTGATAGTATATATTTTGTAGCTAATGCATTacggaatttttttttttttttttgtggtctTATCTCTAGGGGGCCTCCCTCCCTACTGTCATATCCAGGTTCAAATCCTGAATCTGGCATTTGAGAGTGAAGGGAGGGGTTAAACAAAAAACTTGTGGTTTATGCAGATACGGAAgaagaatatataaatatatcgaaaaaaaaaatgtgggaAAGAATGAAGAAGCTAGCTTGTTGTGTATCTGGAGTCGGCTGTATTGGTTAAATGCTGGCATGAGGATCACATAAAAAACTGTTTACCCAAGCTGTGAAGTCAAAGTCAGATGCAAAGTACTAATAAAACCATGTGATTAATTAGGACATTTACAATTGATCGTTCTTTCATAAATTACCCCATATGCATGGATTATTTTTTCAACCAGAGGAAAATGCATGGAGTTTGGTGCTTCACTTCTCCTATCAATGTATTGTCTAGAATTGAAGTGAAAAAGAGCAGTTGCCTGTTATTCATGGTGTAAGAAAAaatggttgatttttttttctctgctACTTTTAATTCACTGAAATCGTTAGTACTCATATCATTTGTAGCTGGTTCAAACCATTTTGAAAGACCTCCGGCTCCACCCCAGCCCACCACACATATCATATCACATATGGTACCGGCGGCCAACAGGACATTATG from Coffea eugenioides isolate CCC68of chromosome 8, Ceug_1.0, whole genome shotgun sequence encodes the following:
- the LOC113780847 gene encoding uncharacterized protein LOC113780847, yielding MGMAEDHVGQLQEPTFKHFCRVCKRGFGCAGALGGHMRSHAVGDVRMHQSSRDQEIGTSGFMRSNKGEGGSKHSYFLRTNSTNRFTGACPAGEDLQEFNNKRAFTRSAFHDERGKFSSSVSSSESEVEEMMLKSARAKSKYYEDRHCAASSEEEDLANCLVMLSNESFVQSDKEQENTDKHVEKGMFQCKACKKVFNSHQALGGHRASHKKVKGCYAARFNSSTNLNDQDNDNNYEDVFYQHEEHLVPSENSSEPGLDLDFSPHHDHLPKNTTLSKRKSKAHQCSICQRVFSSGQALGGHKRCHWLTSNLPDNTIIQNLREFQFDSQQLFKKPMLKKPEPPPLDLNFPPLLNNAVDNLHMNSADDALNYEAPARIFLQLWGNEEADNNTSNNNHQQKYTTKSVVRGSLHDEDERAKEDGYRAKHIAKLSNLKDMNLDGGSSRWLQSTLHIHYTRKLKKITGKPLQSLALLCGEKSQKRKMVRPERHKCKLCSRSFPSGRALGGHMRSHLANLPLPPKTPQKQEASRQLPPQPGGDGSTESTTSSDCSLSEEEVVVVQVKECAAEDKGLVYGLRENPKKSFRMVDRQFLDGGSVVVQDRGSETESTRKPTRRRSKRTRRMLVSAAKQEGADEALIKEKKMMKTTESLLELEQPVSSVSDTSPEEDLALCLIMLSRDVWRRTSTTTTTSYDSAEELKLLNSSTKRRHKKQKKIKINNNDSSSGQEGESSEELELPRNGVSRSCSIKNVTVDKKVHECPFCGKVYGSGQALGGHKRSHFLGSSTTLTTTTTAATTAAAAAAAAESLLLESSSNSAKSQQGTLLMIDLNLPAPMEDEDIDDDHPRESEDINLHHRRGFCSFRC